A genomic window from Diospyros lotus cultivar Yz01 chromosome 2, ASM1463336v1, whole genome shotgun sequence includes:
- the LOC127795571 gene encoding scarecrow-like protein 13: MQTSREHGSSDSISKLYQMQHIEPYCYSPFQILNNGYPENCSEANQTSSQSYNEQYFTLESAPTIDNIIYSSPSAVSISSDRTPFSPQGSQSYLSDPHHSSDNTYGSPVSGSSVVDDNSELRHALRDLEKKLLGPESDIDDSCSCSFIGAVQQGYSCTSSYQPMELMIPSLDLKQLLVACAEAVSNEDMPIVEALMRKLEPMVSVSGEPIQRLGAYMLEGLRARLLSSGSLIYKKLKCKEPTGPELMSYMHVLYQICPYYKFAYNSANVVIWETMENESRIHIIDFQIAQGSQWVSLIEVLAKRPGGPPYVRITGIDDSQSAQARGGGLEIVGQRLSKFAASYGVPFEFHGAAMCGSEVKLESLRLGQGEAVAVNFPYMLHHMPDESVTTSNHRDRLLRLVKSLSPKVVTLVEQESNTNTAAFLPRFRETLDYYTAMFESIDAGRPRDDKQRISAEEHCVARDVVNIIACEEGERVERHEPFGKWRSRLMMAGFRQCPLSQSVSIAIKEVLKDYNKNYRLAERDGALFLGWKNRVLSTSSAWR, translated from the coding sequence ATGCAAACATCTCGTGAACACGGAAGTTCGGACAGTATCTCCAAATTGTACCAAATGCAGCACATCGAACCATACTGCTACTCCCCTTTCCAGATTTTAAACAACGGATACCCTGAAAATTGCAGCGAAGCAAACCAAACTTCTTCTCAGTCTTACAATGAGCAGTACTTCACACTGGAATCTGCGCCAACAATTGACAACATAATCTATAGCTCGCCCTCTGCTGTCAGCATCTCATCTGATAGGACTCCCTTTTCACCACAAGGTTCTCAATCGTACCTCTCGGATCCACATCATTCCTCTGATAATACATATGGATCCCCGGTTAGTGGATCTTCCGTTGTGGATGATAACAGTGAGCTCAGGCATGCATTAAGGGATTTGGAGAAGAAGTTGCTGGGTCCTGAATCTGACATTGATGACAGCTGCAGTTGTTCCTTTATAGGTGCCGTCCAGCAAGGATACTCCTGTACAAGTTCATATCAACCCATGGAATTAATGATTCCCAGCTTAGACTTAAAACAGTTGCTCGTTGCCTGCGCAGAGGCCGTATCAAATGAAGACATGCCAATTGTAGAAGCATTGATGAGAAAGTTGGAACCTATGGTTTCAGTCTCCGGGGAACCCATCCAACGGTTAGGTGCGTATATGTTGGAAGGGCTTAGAGCAAGGTTGCTATCCTCTGGGagtttaatttacaaaaaactCAAGTGCAAAGAACCAACAGGCCCGGAGTTGATGTCCTACATGCATGTCCTCTATCAGATATGCCCTTACTACAAGTTCGCCTACAATTCTGCGAATGTTGTTATCTGGGAAACCATGGAAAACGAGAGCAGGATCCACATAATCGATTTTCAGATTGCACAGGGCAGTCAGTGGGTGTCACTCATTGAGGTTCTTGCAAAGCGGCCAGGTGGCCCTCCATATGTCCGCATCACAGGAATTGATGATTCTCAATCGGCTCAGGCTCGAGGTGGAGGGCTTGAAATTGTGGGACAGAGGCTCTCAAAATTTGCCGCGTCATATGGAGTGCCATTTGAATTTCACGGCGCAGCTATGTGTGGAAGCGAGGTCAAACTGGAAAGTCTGAGACTTGGACAAGGAGAGGCTGTGGCCGTCAATTTTCCTTACATGTTGCACCACATGCCAGATGAGAGTGTTACGACGAGCAACCATCGAGATCGGTTGTTAAGGCTGGTGAAAAGCTTGTCACCCAAGGTTGTGACCCTTGTGGAGCAAGAATCCAATACCAACACCGCAGCATTCCTCCCGCGATTCAGGGAGACCTTGGACTATTATACAGCTATGTTTGAATCAATTGATGCAGGGCGCCCGAGGGACGACAAGCAGCGGATTAGCGCAGAGGAACACTGCGTGGCTCGAGATGTTGTGAACATAATAGCATGCGAGGAAGGCGAGAGGGTGGAAAGGCACGAGCCGTTCGGGAAGTGGAGGTCCAGGCTGATGATGGCCGGGTTTAGGCAGTGCCCGTTGAGCCAGTCGGTTAGCATTGCCATAAAGGAAGTGTTGAAGGATTACAACAAGAATTACAGACTTGCAGAGAGGGACGGggcccttttccttggctgGAAGAATAGGGTATTGTCAACCTCTTCTGCCTGGAGATGA